One Thunnus thynnus chromosome 18, fThuThy2.1, whole genome shotgun sequence genomic region harbors:
- the LOC137169685 gene encoding G-protein coupled receptor 4-like — translation MNATNTSNSTQCVDIGASAISDLLMAIYILVFLFGLIFNVLMLGPIFQQVQRQNVKGIFLLNLSLSDMLYLFTIPLWINYYRQDHHWNLSVTSCSVAGFFYYSNMYISIYLLCCISVDHCLVVTYPLRSKTHRTSCYAWAQCTIVHVVVVVLHIMVLLYDNLKDAHDDKNNNDRCYETYPMQKPVPLFNLLRVGFGFLLPLLVLTVSYWRMLATVGQSPGLNAQAKRKVRMLSFGVIGIFSICYAPYHIILLARSLVFYQSDDTEPDGSYCQFEQKMHFFFSCTLALSSLNCVVDPVLYVFVSNGVQKEVNRCWRRNTRTQREDYALSTYSRGKPNSNLI, via the coding sequence ATGAATgccacaaacacatcaaactcAACTCAGTGTGTTGATATTGGTGCAAGTGCCATTAGTGACCTCCTGATGGCTATTTACATCCTGGTTTTTCTCTTTGGTTTGATCTTCAATGTGCTGATGCTGGGTCCCATTTTTCAACAAGTGCAGAGGCAAAACGTTAAGGGCATCTTCCTGCTAAACCTGTCCCTCTCAGACATGCTTTACCTCTTCACCATACCTCTTTGGATCAATTATTACCGACAGGACCATCACTGGAACCTAAGTGTTACGAGCTGCAGTGTAGCCGGCTTCTTCTACTACTCCAACATGTATATCAGCATCTACCTGCTCTGCTGTATCTCTGTGGACCACTGTCTGGTGGTCACGTACCCGCTCCGCTCCAAAACCCACCGTACATCATGCTATGCCTGGGCACAGTGCACCATTGTTCATGTTGTAGTGGTTGTGCTGCACATCATGGTGCTGCTCTATGACAATCTCAAAGATGCCCatgatgacaaaaacaacaatgaccGTTGTTATGAGACCTATCCCATGCAGAAGCCTGTTCCCTTGTTCAACCTGCTCCGAGTGGGCTTTGGCTTCCTGCTGCCCCTGCTGGTGTTGACTGTCAGCTACTGGAGGATGCTAGCCACTGTAGGCCAAAGTCCCGGCCTGAATGCCCAGGCTAAGAGGAAGGTCCGCATGCTGTCTTTTGGGGTAATTGGCATCTTCTCAATTTGCTACGCTCCATATCACATTATCCTGCTCGCACGCTCACTAGTCTTCTACCAGAGTGACGACACCGAACCTGATGGAAGTTACTGCCAGTTTGAACAGAAGAtgcatttcttcttctcatGCACACTGGCACTGTCCAGTCTGAACTGTGTGGTGGACCCTGTGTTGTATGTATTTGTCAGTAATGGAGTCCAAAAGGAGGTGAATCGCTGCTGGAGGAGGAATACAAGGAC